A DNA window from Mycolicibacter terrae contains the following coding sequences:
- a CDS encoding PE-PPE domain-containing protein: MRSYFCPPLVAAVVAAGLVAGVPVVGAQSRAFELTGNGTSLGDGVAFLMGGTGIPQPPQTYLDAVNDLFLSPHGFGGELVSLFTPENVSDTSRAVGLQLLENAVAERLNSGEVDAEHPIVVFGYSQSSSISVGLMQWLDEHDVSNDLVRFVLIGSPATSSIPTDLYHTDVYNYEYDPVAFKPTYFNPLADLNSALGFIYGHSVYLSATPDEIANAIELPVSDPDSLTTFHMLPSEILPLLAPLQLVPIFGLPLYELLEPVTRILVNLGYGSIDHGWPPGDVDVAAGSGLFPTDIDFGELLTALGKGVVDGLNNSIASLFDPDTYTIYSLQEHPSLAGLVNEGYLAGYLDSPHPSLEEAITGLFNFVTAFTDTTPYDMPEPVDLLG, encoded by the coding sequence GTGCGCAGCTACTTTTGTCCGCCACTTGTTGCCGCGGTCGTAGCGGCCGGCCTGGTTGCCGGTGTGCCGGTGGTCGGAGCGCAATCGCGGGCGTTCGAGCTCACCGGCAACGGTACGTCGCTGGGTGACGGGGTCGCGTTCCTGATGGGCGGAACCGGGATCCCGCAGCCACCCCAGACTTACCTCGACGCTGTCAATGATCTGTTCTTGAGCCCGCACGGATTCGGTGGCGAGCTGGTGTCGCTGTTCACACCGGAGAACGTCAGCGACACCTCACGCGCGGTCGGCCTGCAGCTGCTCGAGAATGCGGTGGCTGAGCGACTCAACAGTGGCGAGGTCGACGCCGAGCACCCGATCGTGGTGTTCGGATATTCGCAGAGCTCCTCGATCTCGGTGGGGTTGATGCAATGGCTTGACGAGCATGACGTGTCGAACGACCTCGTCCGGTTCGTACTGATCGGCTCCCCGGCCACCAGCTCCATCCCCACCGACCTGTATCACACCGACGTCTACAACTACGAGTACGACCCGGTCGCGTTCAAGCCGACCTACTTCAACCCGCTGGCGGACCTCAACTCGGCGCTGGGCTTCATCTACGGACACTCGGTGTATCTCAGTGCGACGCCCGATGAAATCGCGAACGCTATCGAGTTGCCGGTTTCGGACCCCGATTCGCTGACCACCTTCCACATGCTGCCCTCCGAGATCCTGCCGCTATTGGCGCCGCTGCAGTTGGTCCCGATTTTCGGATTGCCGCTCTACGAGCTGTTGGAACCCGTTACCCGGATCCTGGTGAATCTCGGCTACGGCAGTATCGACCATGGTTGGCCGCCGGGTGACGTCGATGTGGCCGCGGGATCCGGGTTGTTCCCGACCGACATCGATTTCGGTGAGCTACTCACCGCGTTGGGCAAGGGTGTCGTCGACGGTCTCAACAACTCGATCGCGAGCTTGTTCGACCCCGACACCTACACGATTTACTCGTTGCAGGAGCACCCGTCGCTGGCCGGGCTCGTTAACGAGGGATACCTCGCGGGCTACCTCGATTCGCCGCACCCATCGCTCGAGGAAGCCATCACAGGTCTGTTCAACTTCGTGACGGCGTTCACCGATACCACCCCCTACGACATGCCCGAGCCGGTGGATCTGCTGGGCTAA
- a CDS encoding F0F1 ATP synthase subunit gamma, with translation MAATLRELRGRIRSAGSIKKITKAQELIATSRIGRAQARLETARPYATEITHMLTTLAAEAALDHPLLVERGEPKRAGVLVVSSDRGLCGGYNANVFRRAEELFALLRSEGKDPVLYVVGRKALAYYSFRHWEVTDSWAGFSEQPTYENAAEIASTLVDAFMSGVDDDDDHPGADGVLGVDELHIVSTDFRSMLSQSAEARRIAPMLVEYVGEESGPKTLYSFEPDATTLFDSLLPRYLTTRVYAALLDSAASELASRQRAMKSATDNADDLIKALTLEANRERQAQITQEISEIVGGANALADTAR, from the coding sequence ATGGCAGCCACACTTCGCGAACTACGCGGGCGAATCCGCTCCGCCGGGTCGATCAAGAAGATCACCAAGGCCCAGGAGCTGATCGCCACCTCGCGTATCGGCCGGGCGCAGGCCCGGCTCGAGACGGCGCGGCCGTACGCCACCGAGATCACCCATATGCTCACGACGTTGGCCGCCGAGGCGGCCCTGGACCACCCCCTGCTGGTCGAGCGCGGCGAGCCCAAGCGGGCGGGCGTGCTGGTGGTCTCGAGCGACCGCGGCCTGTGTGGCGGATACAACGCCAACGTCTTCCGCCGGGCCGAGGAACTGTTCGCACTGCTGCGCTCCGAGGGCAAGGATCCGGTTCTCTACGTCGTCGGCCGCAAGGCACTGGCCTACTACAGCTTCCGGCACTGGGAGGTGACCGACTCGTGGGCCGGTTTCTCCGAGCAGCCGACCTATGAGAACGCCGCCGAGATCGCTTCGACCCTGGTCGACGCCTTCATGTCCGGTGTCGACGACGACGACGATCACCCGGGTGCCGACGGGGTGCTGGGCGTCGATGAGCTGCACATCGTGTCCACCGACTTCCGCTCGATGCTGTCGCAGTCGGCCGAGGCGCGGCGGATCGCACCGATGCTGGTGGAGTACGTCGGCGAGGAGAGCGGTCCGAAGACCCTGTACTCCTTCGAGCCCGACGCCACCACGCTGTTCGACTCGCTGCTGCCGCGGTATCTGACCACCCGCGTGTACGCGGCGCTGCTCGACTCGGCGGCATCGGAGCTGGCCTCGCGCCAGCGCGCAATGAAGTCGGCGACCGACAACGCCGACGACTTGATCAAGGCGTTGACGCTGGAGGCCAACCGCGAGCGCCAGGCCCAGATCACCCAGGAAATCAGCGAAATCGTCGGTGGTGCGAACGCCCTCGCCGACACAGCCCGGTAA
- a CDS encoding DUF2550 domain-containing protein, with protein sequence MSTPMVFMVVLVAVLFGAVVALSYRLWKLRQGGTAAIMRDLPAVGGHGWRHGVVRYRGGEAAFYRLSSVRLWPDRRLSRRGVDVVARRAPRGDEFDIMTDELVVLELWDTTGERRAGFEIALDRGARTAFLSWLEARPSPRSRRHSY encoded by the coding sequence ATGAGCACGCCCATGGTGTTCATGGTCGTGCTCGTCGCCGTGCTTTTCGGTGCCGTTGTCGCGCTGAGCTACCGGTTGTGGAAGCTGCGTCAGGGCGGTACAGCGGCCATCATGCGTGACCTGCCGGCGGTAGGCGGACACGGGTGGCGTCACGGCGTGGTCCGTTACCGCGGCGGCGAGGCCGCCTTCTACCGGCTTTCGAGTGTGCGGCTGTGGCCGGATCGCCGCCTGTCCCGCCGCGGCGTGGACGTGGTGGCGCGGCGCGCTCCCCGCGGTGACGAGTTCGACATCATGACCGACGAGCTCGTGGTGCTCGAACTGTGGGACACCACGGGGGAGCGCCGGGCCGGGTTCGAGATAGCGCTGGACCGCGGCGCCCGCACCGCATTCCTTTCCTGGCTGGAGGCACGGCCGTCACCGCGGTCTCGCCGTCACAGTTACTGA
- a CDS encoding methylated-DNA--[protein]-cysteine S-methyltransferase gives MTCQRTIDSPIGPLTLAGEDGKLSHLLMLDHSHAPDSSGWRRDDAAFPEVVEQLAAYFAGDLTEFDLSYQMAGTEFQRRVWTALLTIPYGQTRSYGQLAMQIGAPTASRAVGLANGRNPISIIVPCHRVIGSNGSLTGYGGGIDRKRLLLDLERQHSHATLFD, from the coding sequence ATGACCTGCCAACGCACCATCGACAGCCCGATCGGGCCGCTGACCCTGGCCGGCGAGGACGGCAAGCTCAGCCATCTGTTGATGCTCGACCACTCCCACGCCCCCGACAGCAGCGGGTGGCGACGCGACGACGCCGCATTCCCCGAGGTCGTCGAGCAACTCGCGGCGTATTTCGCCGGCGATCTCACCGAGTTCGACCTGAGTTACCAGATGGCCGGTACCGAGTTCCAGCGCCGGGTGTGGACCGCCCTGCTGACGATCCCCTACGGCCAGACCCGCTCCTATGGGCAGCTGGCGATGCAGATCGGGGCGCCGACGGCATCGCGGGCGGTTGGGTTGGCCAATGGCCGCAACCCGATCTCGATCATCGTCCCGTGCCACCGTGTCATCGGCAGCAACGGCAGCCTGACCGGCTACGGCGGCGGTATCGACCGGAAGCGGCTTCTGCTGGATCTGGAGCGGCAGCACAGCCACGCCACGCTGTTCGACTGA
- a CDS encoding cob(I)yrinic acid a,c-diamide adenosyltransferase: protein MAVHITRVYTRTGDDGTTGLSDFSRVPKTDPRLVAYADCEEANAAIGVAIALGDPDEPIGATLLHIQNDLFDTGADLATPVVEDPKYPPLRITQDYIDRVEAWCDEYNEPLPPLNSFILPGGSPLSALLHVARTAVRRAERSAWAAADAYPTGVSVLPAKYLNRLSDLMFVLCRVANADGDVLWQPGGDRTDRPEK, encoded by the coding sequence ATGGCAGTGCATATCACCCGCGTCTACACGCGTACCGGCGATGACGGCACGACGGGGTTGAGCGACTTCTCCCGGGTTCCCAAGACCGATCCCCGGTTGGTGGCCTACGCCGATTGTGAGGAGGCCAACGCCGCAATCGGTGTCGCGATCGCGCTCGGCGACCCTGACGAACCGATCGGCGCAACACTGCTGCACATCCAGAATGATCTGTTCGACACCGGCGCCGATCTGGCCACTCCCGTAGTGGAGGACCCCAAATATCCACCGCTGCGGATCACCCAGGACTACATCGACCGCGTCGAAGCGTGGTGCGACGAATACAACGAACCGCTGCCGCCGTTGAACTCGTTCATCCTGCCGGGCGGTTCGCCGCTGTCGGCGTTGCTGCACGTGGCCCGCACCGCGGTGCGCCGCGCGGAGCGGTCGGCGTGGGCGGCGGCCGATGCCTATCCGACCGGCGTGTCGGTACTGCCGGCGAAATACCTGAATCGCTTGTCGGACTTGATGTTCGTGCTGTGCCGAGTGGCCAACGCCGACGGCGACGTGCTTTGGCAGCCCGGTGGGGATCGGACGGATCGTCCCGAAAAATAG
- the atpA gene encoding F0F1 ATP synthase subunit alpha produces MAELTISSDDIQGAIEEYVSSFSADTAREEVGTVIDAGDGIAHVEGLPSVMTQELLEFPGGVLGVALNLDEHNVGAVILGNFENIEEGQQVKRTGEVLSVPVGDGFLGRVVNPLGQPIDARGEIEAETRRPLEMQAPSVVQRQSVSEPLQTGVKAVDAMTPIGRGQRQLIIGDRKTGKTALCVDTILNQRQNWETGDPNQQVRCVYVAIGQKGTTIASVRRALEEGGAMDYTTIVAAPASDSAGFKWLAPYTGSAIAQHWMYQGKHVLIVFDDLTKQAEAYRAISLLLRRPPGREAYPGDVFYLHSRLLERCAKLSDELGGGSLTGLPIIETKANDISAYIPTNVISITDGQCFLESDLFNQGVRPAINVGVSVSRVGGAAQIKAMKEVAGSLRLDLSQYRELEAFAAFASDLDATSKAQLERGARLVELLKQPQYAPMPVEEQVVAVFLGTEGHLDSVPVEDVARFEAELLDHIRASEGEILSGIRESKKLSDEASEKLVAVIGQFKKGFAATDGSSVVPDEHVEALDEDKLGKEAVQVRRAAPAKKK; encoded by the coding sequence ATGGCAGAGTTGACAATCTCCTCTGACGACATTCAGGGGGCGATCGAGGAGTACGTGAGCTCCTTCAGCGCCGACACCGCGCGCGAGGAGGTCGGCACCGTCATCGACGCCGGCGACGGCATCGCACACGTCGAGGGCCTGCCTTCGGTGATGACCCAGGAGCTCCTGGAGTTCCCCGGCGGGGTGCTGGGCGTGGCCCTGAACCTCGACGAGCACAACGTCGGCGCGGTGATCCTGGGCAACTTCGAGAACATCGAAGAGGGCCAGCAGGTCAAGCGCACCGGCGAGGTGCTGTCCGTGCCGGTCGGCGACGGCTTCCTCGGTCGCGTCGTCAACCCGCTCGGCCAGCCGATCGACGCCCGCGGTGAGATCGAGGCCGAGACCCGTCGTCCGCTGGAGATGCAGGCTCCCTCGGTGGTGCAGCGCCAGAGCGTCAGCGAGCCGCTGCAGACCGGTGTCAAGGCCGTCGACGCCATGACCCCGATCGGTCGCGGCCAGCGTCAGCTCATCATCGGTGACCGCAAGACCGGCAAGACCGCGCTCTGTGTGGACACCATCCTCAACCAGCGCCAGAACTGGGAGACCGGCGACCCCAACCAGCAGGTCCGCTGCGTGTATGTCGCGATCGGCCAGAAGGGCACCACCATTGCCAGCGTGCGTCGCGCGCTGGAAGAGGGCGGCGCCATGGACTACACCACGATCGTGGCCGCTCCGGCCTCGGACTCCGCCGGCTTCAAGTGGCTGGCCCCCTACACCGGCTCGGCGATCGCCCAGCACTGGATGTACCAGGGCAAGCACGTCCTGATCGTGTTCGACGACCTGACCAAGCAGGCCGAGGCCTACCGGGCCATCTCGCTGCTGCTGCGTCGCCCGCCGGGCCGTGAGGCCTACCCGGGTGACGTGTTCTACCTGCACTCGCGGCTGTTGGAGCGTTGCGCGAAGCTCTCCGATGAGCTCGGCGGCGGGTCGCTGACCGGTCTGCCGATCATCGAGACCAAGGCCAACGACATCTCGGCCTACATCCCGACCAACGTCATCTCGATCACCGACGGCCAGTGCTTCCTGGAGAGCGACCTGTTCAACCAGGGTGTGCGGCCGGCCATCAACGTCGGTGTGTCGGTGTCCCGCGTCGGCGGCGCCGCCCAGATCAAGGCGATGAAGGAGGTGGCCGGCTCGCTGCGTCTGGACCTGTCGCAGTACCGCGAGCTGGAGGCCTTCGCCGCGTTCGCCTCCGACCTGGACGCCACCAGCAAGGCCCAGCTGGAGCGGGGTGCCCGGCTCGTCGAGCTGCTCAAGCAGCCGCAGTACGCGCCGATGCCCGTCGAGGAGCAGGTGGTCGCCGTCTTCCTGGGTACCGAGGGGCACCTGGACTCGGTGCCGGTCGAGGACGTCGCCCGTTTCGAAGCCGAGCTGCTGGACCACATCCGGGCCTCGGAGGGTGAGATCCTGAGCGGGATACGCGAGTCCAAGAAGCTTTCCGATGAGGCCAGCGAGAAGCTGGTCGCGGTCATCGGACAGTTCAAGAAGGGCTTCGCCGCCACCGACGGCAGCTCCGTGGTTCCCGACGAACACGTCGAGGCGCTCGACGAAGACAAGCTCGGCAAGGAAGCGGTGCAGGTCCGCAGGGCCGCGCCGGCGAAGAAGAAGTAA
- the murA gene encoding UDP-N-acetylglucosamine 1-carboxyvinyltransferase produces MGERFVVTGGNRLSGEVAVGGAKNSVLKLMAAALLAEGTSTITNCPDILDVPLMAEVLRGLGANVELDGTTVRITSPDEPKYDADFAAVRQFRASVCVLGPLVGRCLRAKVALPGGDAIGSRPLDMHQAGLRQLGATCNIEHGCVVAHADALRGAEIQLEFPSVGATENILMAAVLAEGVTTIHNAAREPDVADLCTMLNQMGAQVEGAGSPTLKITGVPRLHPTEHEVIGDRIVAATWAIAAVMTRGDISVTGVDPAHLQLVLHKLHDAGATITQSDNGFRVVQYDRPKAVNVATLPFPGFPTDLQPMAIGLAAIADGTSMITENVFEARFRFVEEMIRLGADARTDGHHAVVRGLPQLSSAPVWASDIRAGAGLVLAGLVADGDTEVHDVFHIDRGYPLFVEYLAGLGAEIERVR; encoded by the coding sequence GTGGGTGAGCGTTTCGTGGTTACCGGCGGCAATCGGTTGTCCGGTGAGGTCGCCGTCGGCGGCGCTAAGAACAGCGTCCTCAAACTGATGGCCGCGGCGCTGTTGGCCGAGGGCACCAGCACCATCACCAACTGCCCGGACATTCTCGACGTGCCGTTGATGGCCGAGGTGCTGCGCGGGTTGGGCGCCAACGTCGAGCTCGACGGGACCACGGTGCGGATCACCTCGCCGGACGAACCCAAGTACGACGCGGACTTCGCCGCGGTCCGTCAGTTCCGGGCCTCGGTGTGTGTGCTCGGGCCCCTGGTGGGCCGTTGTCTGCGTGCGAAGGTCGCACTGCCCGGCGGTGACGCCATCGGGTCCCGCCCGCTGGACATGCACCAAGCCGGCCTGCGCCAGCTGGGCGCCACCTGCAATATCGAACACGGCTGTGTGGTCGCCCACGCCGACGCCCTGCGCGGCGCCGAGATCCAGCTGGAGTTTCCCTCGGTCGGCGCCACCGAGAACATCTTGATGGCCGCCGTGCTGGCCGAGGGCGTCACGACCATCCACAACGCTGCGCGCGAGCCGGACGTCGCCGACCTGTGCACGATGCTCAACCAGATGGGGGCGCAGGTTGAAGGTGCGGGCTCCCCGACGCTGAAGATCACCGGGGTGCCGCGTCTGCACCCGACCGAGCACGAGGTGATCGGCGACCGGATCGTCGCCGCCACCTGGGCGATCGCGGCGGTGATGACCCGCGGCGATATCTCGGTGACCGGTGTCGACCCGGCCCATCTGCAGCTCGTCCTGCACAAGTTGCATGACGCGGGGGCGACCATCACCCAATCAGACAACGGCTTCCGGGTGGTCCAGTACGACCGGCCCAAGGCCGTCAATGTCGCGACCCTGCCGTTCCCGGGTTTCCCCACCGATCTGCAGCCGATGGCGATCGGCCTGGCGGCGATCGCCGACGGCACATCGATGATCACCGAGAACGTCTTCGAGGCCCGGTTCCGGTTCGTCGAGGAGATGATCCGCCTGGGCGCCGACGCCCGCACCGATGGACACCACGCGGTGGTGCGCGGTCTGCCTCAGCTCTCGAGCGCGCCGGTGTGGGCCTCCGATATCCGGGCCGGCGCCGGTCTGGTCCTTGCGGGCCTGGTCGCAGACGGTGACACCGAGGTTCACGACGTCTTTCACATCGATCGCGGCTACCCGCTGTTCGTGGAGTACCTGGCCGGTCTCGGCGCCGAAATCGAGCGTGTAAGATAG
- a CDS encoding F0F1 ATP synthase subunit epsilon, with protein MAELDVDIVAVDRKVWSGKATFIFTRTTVGEIGIMPGHIPLVAELVDDAMVRVDRVEEDELRLAVHGGFLSVTDEGVSILAESVDFAAEIDEATARHEAQSGDPKMAAQGRARLRALGVID; from the coding sequence ATGGCCGAGCTTGACGTCGACATCGTCGCGGTCGATCGCAAGGTGTGGTCGGGCAAGGCGACGTTCATCTTCACCCGCACCACTGTCGGTGAGATCGGCATCATGCCGGGTCACATCCCGCTGGTCGCCGAACTCGTCGACGACGCGATGGTGCGCGTGGATCGCGTCGAGGAGGACGAGCTGCGGTTGGCCGTGCACGGCGGCTTCCTGTCGGTGACCGACGAGGGGGTCAGCATTCTGGCCGAATCCGTCGACTTCGCCGCGGAGATCGATGAGGCGACAGCTCGCCACGAAGCCCAGTCCGGTGATCCCAAGATGGCCGCACAGGGCAGAGCCAGGCTGCGCGCCCTGGGTGTCATCGATTAG
- the atpD gene encoding F0F1 ATP synthase subunit beta, protein MTVTADKTTAGRVVRVTGPVVDVEFPRGAVPELFNALHAEITFEELAKTLTLEVAQHLGDNLVRTISMQPTDGLVRGVEVTDTGAAISVPVGHEVKGHVFNALGHCLDKPGYGEDFEHWGIHRKPPPFNELEPRTEMLETGLKVVDLLTPYVRGGKIALFGGAGVGKTVLIQEMINRIARNFGGTSVFAGVGERTREGNDLWVELEDANVLKDTALVFGQMDEPPGTRMRVALSALTMAEWFRDEAGQDVLLFIDNIFRFTQAGSEVSTLLGRMPSAVGYQPTLADEMGELQERITSTRGRSITSMQAVYVPADDYTDPAPATTFAHLDATTELSRAVFSKGIFPAVDPLASSSTILDPAIVGEDHYRVAQEVIRILQRYKDLQDIIAILGIDELSEEDKQLVGRARRIERFLSQNMMAAEQFTGQPGSTVPLKETIEAFDRLTKGDFDHLPEQAFFLIGGLDDLAKKAESLGAKL, encoded by the coding sequence ATGACAGTTACCGCTGACAAGACAACCGCCGGCCGCGTGGTGCGCGTGACCGGGCCCGTCGTCGACGTCGAGTTCCCCCGGGGCGCGGTGCCCGAGCTGTTCAACGCTCTGCACGCCGAGATCACCTTCGAGGAGCTGGCGAAGACGCTGACCCTCGAGGTGGCCCAGCACCTGGGTGACAACCTGGTCCGCACCATCTCGATGCAGCCCACCGACGGCCTGGTGCGCGGCGTCGAGGTGACCGACACCGGCGCGGCGATCTCGGTGCCGGTCGGTCACGAGGTCAAGGGCCACGTCTTCAACGCCCTCGGCCACTGCCTGGACAAGCCGGGCTACGGCGAGGACTTCGAGCACTGGGGCATCCACCGCAAGCCGCCGCCCTTCAACGAGCTGGAACCCCGCACCGAGATGCTCGAGACCGGGCTGAAGGTCGTCGACCTGCTCACCCCGTACGTGCGTGGCGGCAAGATCGCCCTGTTCGGTGGTGCCGGCGTGGGCAAGACGGTGCTGATCCAGGAGATGATCAACCGCATCGCCCGCAACTTCGGCGGCACCTCGGTATTCGCCGGCGTGGGCGAGCGCACCCGTGAGGGCAACGACCTGTGGGTCGAGCTCGAAGACGCCAACGTGCTCAAGGACACCGCGCTGGTGTTCGGCCAGATGGACGAGCCGCCGGGCACTCGTATGCGCGTGGCGTTGTCGGCGCTGACCATGGCCGAGTGGTTCCGCGACGAGGCGGGCCAGGACGTGCTGCTGTTCATCGACAACATCTTCCGGTTCACCCAGGCCGGCTCCGAGGTCTCGACCCTGCTGGGCCGGATGCCCTCTGCCGTGGGTTACCAGCCCACGCTGGCCGACGAGATGGGCGAGCTTCAGGAGCGGATCACCTCGACCCGCGGTCGGTCCATCACCTCGATGCAGGCCGTGTACGTGCCCGCCGACGACTACACCGACCCGGCGCCGGCGACCACCTTCGCGCACCTGGACGCGACCACCGAGCTCAGCCGTGCGGTGTTCTCCAAGGGCATCTTCCCGGCGGTGGACCCGCTGGCGTCCAGCTCGACGATCCTGGACCCGGCCATCGTCGGTGAGGACCACTACCGTGTCGCCCAGGAGGTCATCCGGATCCTGCAGCGTTACAAGGACTTGCAGGACATCATCGCGATTCTCGGTATCGACGAGCTGTCCGAAGAGGACAAGCAGCTGGTCGGCCGGGCGCGGCGTATCGAGCGGTTCCTGAGCCAGAACATGATGGCGGCCGAGCAGTTCACCGGCCAGCCTGGCTCGACGGTTCCGCTCAAGGAGACCATCGAGGCCTTCGACCGGTTGACCAAGGGCGACTTCGACCACCTGCCCGAGCAGGCGTTCTTCCTGATCGGTGGCCTCGACGACCTGGCCAAGAAGGCCGAGAGCCTGGGCGCCAAGCTGTGA
- a CDS encoding DUF4345 domain-containing protein, producing MAVFAILFIAVFFLGMGLYALAAPTALVRPFGITLTSSTSRSEVRAVYGGFGVAMAGILAIAAVNPDYRTGITLTAAVALAGMALGRMLSAAIERRRTPFYPNWFYCLVEVGAALLLFSSR from the coding sequence ATGGCGGTATTCGCAATACTCTTCATAGCCGTCTTTTTCCTGGGCATGGGCCTCTACGCACTCGCAGCACCGACAGCCCTGGTCCGACCGTTCGGCATCACGCTCACCTCCTCAACGTCGCGGTCGGAGGTTCGCGCCGTATACGGCGGATTCGGTGTGGCCATGGCAGGAATCTTGGCAATCGCGGCCGTCAATCCCGACTACCGCACTGGAATCACGCTTACCGCAGCGGTCGCCCTGGCCGGAATGGCTTTGGGGCGCATGCTATCCGCCGCCATCGAACGTCGCCGGACACCGTTCTATCCCAATTGGTTCTACTGTTTGGTAGAGGTGGGAGCGGCTTTGCTCTTGTTTTCGTCACGCTGA
- a CDS encoding DNA-3-methyladenine glycosylase 2 family protein, whose amino-acid sequence MHDDFDRCYRAVQSSDARFDGWFYTAVLTTRIYCRPSCPVRPPLPQNVRFYPSAAAAQRAGFRACKRCLPDAAPGSPQWNIRGDIVGRAMRLIADGTVDREGVTGLAGHLGYSARQLQRLLQDEVGAGPLALARAQRAQTARILIETTGLPLGDVAFAAGFASIRQFNDTVRAVCATTPTALRQQAITRSKTRSGQNAPGAGAVSLRLPVRTPFAFEGVFGHLAACAVPGCEEVRDGAYRRTLRLPHGNGIVSLTPAADHVRCDLVLEDFRDLTAAITRCRRLLDLDADPEAVVDTLTDDPELAVVVTKAPGQRIPRTVDEAELAVRVVLSQQVSIKAARTHAHRLLLAHGEQIGDPAGGLTHVFPSVERLADIDPDQLALPRARRRTLLSLVAGLTEGTIELGAGCDWDRARHTLLELPGVGPWTAEVIAMRGLGDPDAFPVTDLGVQVAARQLGLPDQPRALSRRAARWRPWRSYATQHLWTALDHAVNDWPPTSKETA is encoded by the coding sequence GTGCACGACGACTTCGACCGCTGTTATCGTGCCGTGCAGTCCAGTGACGCCCGCTTCGACGGCTGGTTCTACACGGCCGTGCTGACCACCCGGATCTATTGCCGGCCCAGCTGTCCGGTGCGCCCGCCCCTGCCGCAGAACGTGCGGTTCTACCCCAGCGCGGCCGCCGCGCAGCGGGCCGGCTTCCGGGCCTGCAAACGGTGCCTACCCGACGCTGCACCGGGTTCTCCGCAATGGAACATCCGCGGCGACATCGTGGGGCGGGCGATGCGCTTGATCGCCGATGGCACGGTGGATCGCGAGGGGGTGACCGGGCTCGCCGGCCACCTCGGCTACTCCGCCCGCCAGTTGCAGCGGCTGCTGCAGGACGAGGTCGGCGCCGGACCGCTGGCGCTGGCCCGCGCCCAGCGGGCGCAGACCGCCAGGATCTTGATCGAGACCACGGGCCTGCCGTTGGGTGACGTCGCGTTCGCGGCCGGCTTTGCCAGCATCCGACAGTTCAACGACACCGTCCGCGCCGTGTGCGCCACCACCCCAACGGCATTGCGGCAGCAGGCGATAACCCGGTCGAAGACCCGGTCCGGCCAGAATGCGCCCGGCGCAGGAGCCGTGTCGCTGCGCCTGCCCGTCCGCACCCCGTTCGCGTTCGAAGGGGTCTTCGGGCACCTGGCTGCCTGCGCGGTTCCCGGTTGCGAAGAGGTCCGTGACGGAGCGTACCGACGCACGCTGCGCCTGCCGCACGGCAACGGCATCGTCAGCTTGACTCCGGCCGCCGATCACGTCCGCTGCGATTTGGTGCTCGAGGACTTCCGGGACCTCACGGCCGCCATCACCCGTTGCCGGCGGCTGCTGGACCTCGACGCCGATCCCGAAGCGGTCGTCGACACCTTGACCGACGATCCCGAGTTGGCGGTGGTCGTGACCAAGGCACCGGGTCAGCGCATTCCGAGGACGGTCGATGAAGCCGAACTGGCGGTGCGGGTGGTGCTCAGCCAGCAGGTGTCGATCAAGGCGGCCCGTACCCACGCGCATCGACTCCTGCTTGCCCACGGTGAGCAGATCGGTGATCCGGCCGGCGGGCTGACACACGTCTTTCCCTCGGTGGAGCGCCTCGCCGACATCGATCCCGACCAGCTCGCTCTGCCCCGGGCCCGCCGGCGCACCCTGCTATCTCTGGTCGCGGGGCTCACAGAGGGCACCATCGAGCTGGGCGCGGGCTGCGATTGGGACCGGGCCCGGCACACTTTGCTGGAGCTTCCCGGCGTCGGCCCTTGGACGGCGGAGGTCATCGCGATGCGTGGTTTGGGCGACCCCGATGCCTTTCCGGTGACCGATCTGGGGGTGCAGGTGGCCGCCCGGCAGCTGGGCCTGCCGGATCAGCCGCGGGCGCTGAGCCGGCGCGCGGCCCGCTGGCGCCCGTGGCGGTCCTACGCCACCCAACATCTATGGACCGCGCTTGATCACGCCGTCAACGACTGGCCCCCGACTTCCAAGGAGACCGCATGA